A stretch of DNA from Lysinibacillus sp. B2A1:
GGATGGAAAAATAGACAGTATTATCTATCCAGTGGACCAACTATTTCGACATCAGTGTTATTTTCAAATATTGTTAAAGCAACTAAATATAGAACTTCCAATTGTGAAAGTGATAGTAATTGCAAATCAATCTACCGTAATTGGTCAATTAAGTAAGGAGTGTCCAATTATGCATAGTGTAGGTTTACCTTATTTCTTAAGACAACAGCAGCAATATTTTGACCAACATTCTTTAGCAACCAGTGATTTTCGAAGGTTGCTAAACCATTTAACAATTATACGTCAAGATAAATTATGGGAACAGAAATTAACGAAAGATGAGTGGAGATCTGGGGTTCTATGTCCAATGTGTGCCTATGAGAAGAGCATGCTTTATAGACATGGCTCCTGGTTTTGTCGAAGTTGTGGTGTAGAAAATAATGAGGCATTTCTACAATCATTACAGGATTACCGTCTTTTACGGGACAGCTATATTACCACAAACACCTTATGCCAAGAATTCAATATACCAAGCAAGTATATTGCCTACCGTATTGTAAAAGCATTGAAGCTTGAAAAGATAGGGAATAACCGCTATAGCTATTATAAAATTTCAGATTAGAAAGATACACGATGAAAGCGGTCTTCATCGTATATCTTATTAAAATACATAAAAACCAACCATGAGAAGATTGATGTAAAAAGCAGCTATTTTTTGTGTTTATTTAAAAAATAGCTGCTTTTTAATTTTTTGCATTTTTAAAAATAATCAGAATTATGTATATTTTTGTTGTAATGAAACGAAGGAGGAATTGATATGCAAAGTACTGGTAGAGTGAGAATCCCTGAGGGAAAGAAAGTTGCAGTAAATATTGGTGTAGATTTTGATGCAGCATCTGTATGGTATGGCACGTTTGGTCGAACATCGCCAGCCTATTTAGCAAGAGGTGAGTTTGGAGCTGAGGTTGGTGTGCCAAGATTATTGAATTTATTTGAGAAATATAATATTACGACAACATTTTGTATTCCAGGACATACGATAGACACACATACAGAAACTGTTAAAAACATTATTAAAGCCGGACATGAAGTATGCCATCACGGCTACGCACATGAAAACCCAACAGATATGAGCTATGAACAAGAGGAATCCATAATGTTAAAGGGATTAGAGGCTTTAAAGCGAGTTGGGATTGAACCGGTGGGCTATCGTTCACCAGCGTGGGATTACAGCCCAAATACATTAAAACTATTAGAAAAATATAATTTTAAATATGATAGTAGTTTAATGGGGAATGATCTACATCCATATCGTCCAAGAGAAGTAAATGTTGATTTTGATAATGGCAATACTTTTGGCCCCCCAAGTCACGTAATTGAAATTCCCGTATCATGGTATTTAGATGATTTTCCAACCCAAGAATATGTGATTGGAGGGGGAGAGGGTCTACGCTCAAACACAGAAGTATATGAGCGCTGGAAATCTATCTTCGATTATGCAATCGATCATTTAGAGGGGGCCTGTTATATTTTAACCGTTCATCCTCAAACAATAGGACGAGCACATAATATTCAAATGCTAGAAAAGCTAATTCAATATATGGAAGAGAAAGGAGCTTGGTTCACAACACTTGAAAATATTTGCTTGGCATATGAAGAAAATATTAATTAATCGTTTAAAAAAGGAGGAAATACATCCATGCAAGTAAAGGTTTCGAATGTTCAATTTAAATTTGAAAGCTATTCATCCTTTGAGGATTTTGCCAATACGGTCCAACGTATTTTTAAAGATATTCCTTTAGATAGTGATTATGTTTTATTCCCGGAGCTAGTAACGATTGGTCTACTGACAACCTATGAGGACTATCACACATTTACAAGTCAAGATAATAGTAAGCTTGTTAATTTTTTAAATGATTATATTGAGCTGTTTAATACGTTATCTACAGCTAGAAATCAGGTTATTATTGCTGGCTCCACGCTTGAGCAGGAAGGACTGGATACCTATAATACAGCTTATATTTTTGATGGAAAAGGTAATTATGCTAAGCATAGAAAAACGCATATTTTCCCAGCGGAATCGGATTGGGATACAAAAGAAGGGAATATTCTTGAAACATTTGATATTGGACCAGTAAGGATTGGTGTAGCTATTTGCTATGAAATTGAAATACCTGAAATAGCGACAATTTATAGTAGACAAGGAGCGGATATTATTTTCTGTCCTTCCTATACATTTACTGAGCATGGTTTTTGGCGTGTTCGTCATTGTGCTGAAGCAAGGTGTATTGAAAATCAGTTATACGTAATTCATTCCCCTATTATTGGAGAGGTAGATGGTGTCATCGAAACTGGCTTTGGCAATTCTGCCAATTTATCGCCATGTGAGCTTCCATGGACATCCAACGGAATAATGGAAGAATGTACTACAAGCGATTTTGAGATTATTACCTCTATACTAGAGATAGACACGTTATATGACAAAAGAAAAAGTGGTGTAGCAACTACTTATTATGATAGGAAACGAAGAAATGATTTATATCAAAACTATAATATGTAAGAGGTGTTTTTTATGAAAAAATGGTTAACAGTTTGTTTGTTCGTTTTTGCTGTTCTTTTGGCAGCATGTAGTAGTACGGATGATTCAGGCAGCTCGGATGACAAGCCATCCTCTGATGATCAGAAAACGGTGGCCTTTTTCTCTGCAGGTGCCAGCAATAATTATTTACAAACAGGAATTAAAGAAGCAGAAAAAGTAGCAAAAGAATACGGTTGGAAAATAGAAATATTTGATGGCGGCTTTGATCCGCTTAAACAGCTAAACCAGCTTCAAAATGCAGTAGCACAAAAAAAGTTTGACGCCTTTTTAATAGAGGCGGTGGATGGTAATCAGCTATGTGATATGGTTCAAAGCTCAGTTCTTCCAGCGTATATTGCTGTTTCAGCCATTAATATTGAATTGTGTGGAGCAGTGGATGATGCTGCTGAGGGAACACTTACGTTTGTCGGTGGACAAGGTGTTAATGTTTATCAAGATATTTACAAGGATATTGTTGCAAACAATCCAGATGGCGGGAAGATTGCTATTATTGGTGGTCCATCCACTGGAACGCCTTATTTATACAATATAAAGGGCATGGAGCTTGAAATAGCCAATAATGATAAATGGCAAATCATTGGTCCCTATTCAACAGATTACACGGCCAATCAAGCGTTCCAAGTTACACAAAACGCATTACAGGCTCATCCTGACTTGAAGGTGATTTTTTCAAACTATTCAGGAATGTCAGCAGGGGTTGTAGAGGCCGTGAATGCTGCAGGTAAAAAAGGAAAAGTGAAAATTTATGATTTTGGTGGGGACGAGTGGTCCTTTGAAGCAGTCCGAAACGGTGATATTGAACAAACAGTTATTATGCTTCCAAAAGAAGAGGTACAAAAAGGAATGGAAGCGATTAAAAATCATTTTGAAGGGAAGGATTATCAATCCTTTTATGATTTAACACAAGAGGATATTTTACCAGGTACACCTTATGTAAATAAAAATAATATCGCAGATTTTGAGACAAAAGGGTTACCAGAATATTAGATTGAGCCATTATAAAAATATAGGGCAAGTTCACGGGCATTTTCTATTACCCCGTGTGCTTGCTTTATCAGAGGGGAGTGATTCTATGACAAAGGCAGCACCTATCATCAATATCACTAATTTATCAAAAAAATATGGTGAATTTTTTGCTAATCAAAGCATTCATATAACAATATCAAAAGGTCACTGCCACGCTTTTATTGGGCAAAATGGCTCTGGTAAATCAACACTTATTGGCATGCTTTCAGGCAGAATTAAGCCAACAGAAGGCAATATTTTTATTGATCAAAATGAATTGCATTATGGCGATCCTCATAGCTCTAGAGAGGCTGGCATTGCAACAATATTTCAGGAATTAACCATCATACCGAATATGACCGCCTTAGATAATGTATTTCTTGGCTTTAAGGAAGATAAGTCAATTTTAGTCAATCGAAAAAAACGATTAGAACGATTTTATGAATTGAGCAAACTATTAAATACGCGTATTTCACCGAATTCTTATGCAATTGATTTATCTGTAGCCGATCAGCAGATTCTTGAAATCATGAGATGTTTAAATTTAGATTCCAAAATTCTAATTTTAGATGAGCCTACGTCCTCCTTAGCACAGAATGAGAGGGAGGCTTTATTAGAGGCTTTAACGGAATTGAAAAAAAGAGGAATCACGATTCTTTACGTTAGTCATCATCTGGACGAAATCATGAAGATTTGTGATTCATTTACGGTGTTAAAGAATGGTGTAGTTACGGAGCATAGCAGCATAGAGGGATGGACAAAGCAAAAAATTGTACATGCTATGCTTGGAGAAGAAATCGACAGTGATTTTAAAGAAATTTTAGTGCAGGAGTATCCAAATCAAATTCCTTCAGAGGAAATTATATTAGAGGTTGCAAATTTGGAGAGCTTCCACTTTTTAAAAAATATATCCTTTACGTTAAAGCGAGGAGAAATTTTAGGCTTGGGTGGATTAGTGGGCTCGGGCAGAAGCGCAATTGCTAACACGCTTTATGGGCTAGGCGAAAATTGTAAAGGAACGATTAAAATACAGGGGGAGTCAGTTAAAATCCCTTTTACACCTAGACAAGCAATTGGAAATGGAATCGTATTAGCCCCAGAGGACCGGAAAAAAAAGGGACTTCATTTAGGCTTTGAGGTACATGAAAACATTAATCTAATTGATTTAAAGCGTATTGGTTCCTATGGCTTTTTATCTACTAAAAGATCAAAAAAACTTGCTCAACAATATATACAGGAGTTTAAGCTAACACGACCGATTAACTCCATCGTTAAAAATTTATCAGGGGGAAATCAGCAGAAGGTTTTATTGTCAAAGGTTACGAGTGTTAATCCGAAAGTTTTAATAGTAGATGAACCTACTAGAGGAATTGATGTTGGCGTTAAGTTAGATGTGTTACGTAAATTAAAGGAGTTAGCGATGCAAGGTATGAGTATCATTATTATTTCCTCAGAGCTAGAAGAGGTAGTTGCTGTCAGCAATCGTGTACTTGTTATTTCTAAAGGAGAAATTGTTAGTGAACTAAAGGGCAAGGACATTAGTGTCAATAAAATCGTTGAATCAACGTTTTTGGAAGGGAGTCATCAGACATAATGAATAAACTATCTGAAGAGCAGAATTTGACTTCTTCTGGAAAACGAAGTCTGAATATTAGTAATATTAAAAATTTTGGGTTTAGATATGGCGTAGTGTTTGCATTTTTTGTGCTGATTATTATTTCCTCAATTGTTTACAATGGGTTTCTAAATCCTACTAATATATTAAATATGCTAAGTCAATTGGCGATTATTGGCATAATGGCTGCTGGAATGACCTATGTAATGATAACTGGTGGTTTAGATATGTCTATCGGAGGATTATACGCTGCAACGGCCGTCGTCGCTGCAAGCCTAGTAGATAACACATCTATTTTTGTAGCAGTAATTGTTGGTTTATCAGTTGGCCTCATTGCAGGTTTATTAAATGGTGTTTTAATCACTTATTTAAAAGTACCTCCTTTTGTAGCAACACTGGGAACAGGCTCTATTTTCACTGGCTTTGCATTAGTATATTCGA
This window harbors:
- a CDS encoding D-xylose ABC transporter ATP-binding protein (with RbsBCD acts to import ribose into the cell; RbsA contains 2 ATP-binding domain): MTKAAPIINITNLSKKYGEFFANQSIHITISKGHCHAFIGQNGSGKSTLIGMLSGRIKPTEGNIFIDQNELHYGDPHSSREAGIATIFQELTIIPNMTALDNVFLGFKEDKSILVNRKKRLERFYELSKLLNTRISPNSYAIDLSVADQQILEIMRCLNLDSKILILDEPTSSLAQNEREALLEALTELKKRGITILYVSHHLDEIMKICDSFTVLKNGVVTEHSSIEGWTKQKIVHAMLGEEIDSDFKEILVQEYPNQIPSEEIILEVANLESFHFLKNISFTLKRGEILGLGGLVGSGRSAIANTLYGLGENCKGTIKIQGESVKIPFTPRQAIGNGIVLAPEDRKKKGLHLGFEVHENINLIDLKRIGSYGFLSTKRSKKLAQQYIQEFKLTRPINSIVKNLSGGNQQKVLLSKVTSVNPKVLIVDEPTRGIDVGVKLDVLRKLKELAMQGMSIIIISSELEEVVAVSNRVLVISKGEIVSELKGKDISVNKIVESTFLEGSHQT
- a CDS encoding amidohydrolase; the protein is MQVKVSNVQFKFESYSSFEDFANTVQRIFKDIPLDSDYVLFPELVTIGLLTTYEDYHTFTSQDNSKLVNFLNDYIELFNTLSTARNQVIIAGSTLEQEGLDTYNTAYIFDGKGNYAKHRKTHIFPAESDWDTKEGNILETFDIGPVRIGVAICYEIEIPEIATIYSRQGADIIFCPSYTFTEHGFWRVRHCAEARCIENQLYVIHSPIIGEVDGVIETGFGNSANLSPCELPWTSNGIMEECTTSDFEIITSILEIDTLYDKRKSGVATTYYDRKRRNDLYQNYNM
- a CDS encoding xylanase deacetylase: MQSTGRVRIPEGKKVAVNIGVDFDAASVWYGTFGRTSPAYLARGEFGAEVGVPRLLNLFEKYNITTTFCIPGHTIDTHTETVKNIIKAGHEVCHHGYAHENPTDMSYEQEESIMLKGLEALKRVGIEPVGYRSPAWDYSPNTLKLLEKYNFKYDSSLMGNDLHPYRPREVNVDFDNGNTFGPPSHVIEIPVSWYLDDFPTQEYVIGGGEGLRSNTEVYERWKSIFDYAIDHLEGACYILTVHPQTIGRAHNIQMLEKLIQYMEEKGAWFTTLENICLAYEENIN